From Oryza sativa Japonica Group chromosome 4, ASM3414082v1, one genomic window encodes:
- the KIN14H gene encoding kinesin-like protein KIN-14H, with product MASSLTPRSPYPKKENLGNARRGMGVKPGPRRNVLSAINNGGGTNSDTASVDGGEGGAGPAAPVIEFTGREDVERLLAEKMKGKSKTDYKGRTEQMSEYIKKLRACIRWYIELEDGYLVEQEKLRSTMDAENAQHAKLEAQLSSDLEELKAAHLNLTRQCDSLEESFNKEKADRMLAVESYEKERQQRESAEASLDLLSVDLERVSHEAKRFSEQLKMVQDTNKRLQEYNTSLQQYNSNLQADASKSGDIISKLQKEKSAMMETMASLKDLNNSMKNHLDSSRTSQQEAIRMKEQLMKEVDCLRIELHQIREDRDQSVSQVNTLSAELANYKELAGKSTKDCESLSVKVSAFEETCSMQQEQIQTLQKQLAVATNKLKLADVTAIEAMTGYEEQKVIIKDLEERLASAEFQIVEADKLRKKLHNTILELKGNIRVFCRVRPLLQDNDSSGAEEALISYPTSVESAGRGIDLMNQGQRFSFSYDKVFDHGASQEDVFVEMSQLVQSALDGYKVCIFAYGQTGSGKTYTMMGPPGRDQKGIIPRSLEQIFKTSQSLESQGWKYSMQASMLEIYNETIRDLLAPGRSNNFDLSTSKQYTIKHDPQGNTTVTDLTVADVFSSADVTSLLAKASQSRSVGRTQMNEQSSRSHFVFTLKISGSNENTGQQVQGVLNLIDLAGSERLAKSGSTGDRLKETQAINKSLSALSDVIFAIAKGDDHVPFRNSKLTYLLQPCLGGDSKTLMFVNISPEASSVGETICSLRFASRVNACEIGIPRRHTQARSFDSRLSYG from the exons ATGGCCTCCTCCCTCACGCCCCGTAGCCCTTACCCG aaGAAGGAGAACTTGGGCAACGCGCGGCGGGGGATGGGGGTCAAGCCTGGCCCGCGCCGCAATGTCCTCTCGGCAATCAACAATGGCGGTGGCACGAACAGCGACACGGCgtcggtggacggcggcgagggcggggcTGGGCCGGCGGCGCCTGTGATCGAGTTCACCGGGAGGGAGGATGTGGAGCGGCTGCTCGCCGAGAAGATGAAGGGGAAGAGCAAGACCGACTACAAG GGGAGAACTGAGCAGATGAGTGAGTACATCAAGAAGCTGAGAGCTTGCATCCGCTGGTACATTGAGTTGGAGGACGGCTACTTGGTCGAGCAGGAGAAGCTCCGTAGTACGATGGATGCAGAGAATGCCCAGCACGCCAAGTTGG AGGCCCAGCTTAGCAGTGATCTGGAAGAGCTGAAAGCTGCACACCTGAACTTGACGCGGCAGTGCGATTCGTTGGAGGAAAGCTTCAACAAGGAGAAGGCCGACaggatg CTTGCTGTGGAGTCCTACGAGAAGGAGAGGCAGCAAAGGGAATCGGCTGAGGCGTCCCTCGACTTGCTGTCGGTGGACCTGGAAAGAGTCAGCCATGAAGCAAAACGGTTTAGTGAGCAA CTGAAAATGGTCCAAGACACGAACAAAAGACTGCAGGAGTACAACACCAGCTTGCAGCAATACAACAGTAATCTTCAAGCTGATGCCTCTAAGAGTGGGGACATCATCTCAAAACTGCAAAAAGAGAAGAGTGCCATGATGGAAACAATGGCTTCTCTGAAAGATTTAAACAATTCAATGAAGAACCATTTGGATTCTTCTAGG ACTTCTCAACAAGAGGCCATTAGAATGAAAGAACAACTTATGAAAGAAGTGGATTGCCTTAGAATTGAGCTACACCAAATTAGAGAAGACCGTGATCAGTCTGTTTCTCAAGTAAATACCTTGAGTGCTGAGCTTGCTAATTACAAGGAACTAGCAGGCAAGTCTACAAAAGACTGTGAAAGCTTGAGTGTAAAAGTGTCAGCCTTTGAG GAAACATGTAGTATGCAACAAGAACAGATTCAAACTTTGCAGAAACAACTTGCAGTTGCAACAAATAAACTGAAG CTTGCTGATGTTACTGCAATTGAGGCGATGACAGGATATGAAGAACAAAAGGTGATAATAAAAGATCTGGAAGAACGTTTGGCATCCGCAGAATTTCAAATTGTTGAAGCTGACAAGCTACGAAAGAAACTGCACAATACAATATTG GAGCTTAAAGGAAACATCAGAGTGTTTTGTAGGGTCCGACCACTTTTGCAAGACAACGATTCTAGTGGTGCAGAAGAAGCCCTTATTTCATATCCAACATCAGTTGAATCTGCCGGGCGTGGTATTGATTTGATGAACCAAG GTCAGAGATTTTCCTTCTCATATGACAAAGTTTTCGATCACGGTGCTTCACAAGAAGATGTGTTTGTGGAAATGTCACAACTAGTTCAAAGTGCACTTGATGGGTACAAG GTTTGCATATTTGCTTATGGTCAAACAGGGTCTGGTAAAACTTATACAATGATGGGTCCACCAGGGCGTGATCAGAAAGGCATCATACCTCGTTCTTTGGAGCAAATTTTTAAGACAAGTCAGTCTCTTGAATCTCAAGGATGGAAGTACAGTATGCAG GCATCAATGTTGGAAATATACAATGAGACAATTCGTGATTTGTTAGCACCTGGTCGGTCTAATAACTTTGATCTGTCTACCAGTAAACAATACACCATAAAGCATGATCCACAAGGGAACACAACCGTCACTGACCTTACTGTTGCTGATGTTTTTAGTAGCGCCGACGTAACTTCTCTTCTAGCGAAAGCATCCCAAAGCAG GTCTGTGGGTAGGACCCAAATGAATGAACAATCTTCCCGGAGCCATTTTGTTTTCACACTGAAGATATCTGGATCAAATGAG AACACTGGGCAACAAGTCCAAGGTGTCCTTAACTTGATTGATTTAGCTGGCAGTGAACGCCTTGCTAAAAGTGGCTCCACGGGTGATCGTTTGAAGGAAACTCAG GCAATCAATAAAAGCTTGTCAGCTCTTAGCGATGTTATCTTTGCAATTGCGAAAGGAGACGATCATGTGCCCTTCAGGAACTCAAAACTTACATACCTTTTGCAG CCTTGCCTTGGAGGTGATTCCAAAACGCTGATGTTTGTCAACATTTCTCCGGAGGCATCATCCGTTGGGGAGACGATTTGTTCACTGAGGTTCGCTTCAAGGGTAAATGCTTGCGAGATCGGAATACCAAGACGGCACACACAAGCCCGGTCCTTCGATTCCAGGCTGAGCTATGGCTGA